In the Pseudomonas sp. DTU_2021_1001937_2_SI_NGA_ILE_001 genome, one interval contains:
- a CDS encoding DUF1652 domain-containing protein, with protein MQSKADLQRVLETAFRPSRCECVMGSNDSFSIKLFHAVSGDMELYVTGLPLSELANSRSIARLVLSLREQRDLMAQMDLSMRRLG; from the coding sequence ATGCAGTCAAAAGCGGATCTTCAACGCGTGCTCGAAACGGCATTCCGCCCCAGTCGGTGCGAATGTGTCATGGGCAGCAACGACAGCTTCTCGATCAAGCTGTTCCATGCCGTGTCAGGCGACATGGAGCTGTATGTTACGGGCCTGCCATTGTCCGAACTCGCCAACAGTCGCTCCATTGCGCGCCTGGTTCTGTCACTCAGAGAGCAAAGGGACCTCATGGCGCAAATGGATCTTTCCATGCGTCGGCTTGGTTAG
- a CDS encoding LysR substrate-binding domain-containing protein, producing the protein MFAKLPLTALRAFESAARLGGFKSAAKELYVTPAAISHQIKSLESQLGTLLFERTAQGVKLTESGQLLYPSIHLALSDICRSFKGFSGDSSPRKVRVTTTPAFAALWLIPRVSDFYAKYPDVQVSIETSNDIVDLLRDSSIDVAIRCGSGDYPGLYKKFLMQEEFGAFSCPRWKAANVNGSNQNLSLINVRWGTPFPFSISWENWCRVAGLEQWIDNAIYREYDDEHFAHQAAISGQGLVLASTVLVADSVAKGLLVDIKPDIKIEGLKYSAVAVPGRERTSPLKEFLEWLEEQSEEFRAL; encoded by the coding sequence GTGTTTGCTAAATTGCCGTTAACCGCATTAAGAGCATTCGAGTCTGCAGCCAGATTAGGCGGGTTCAAGTCTGCCGCGAAGGAGTTATATGTCACGCCGGCGGCCATCTCTCATCAAATAAAGTCCTTGGAAAGTCAGCTGGGTACTCTTTTATTTGAGCGCACGGCTCAAGGGGTGAAGTTGACAGAGAGCGGCCAGTTGCTCTATCCCAGTATTCATCTCGCGTTATCCGATATCTGCCGAAGTTTTAAAGGCTTTAGCGGAGATTCCAGCCCAAGGAAAGTTCGTGTCACCACCACGCCGGCATTTGCGGCCCTGTGGTTGATTCCCCGAGTGTCTGATTTCTACGCCAAGTATCCCGACGTTCAAGTCAGTATCGAAACCAGTAACGATATCGTCGACCTGCTGAGAGATTCATCCATTGACGTGGCGATTCGTTGTGGTTCGGGTGATTACCCGGGGTTATATAAGAAGTTTCTCATGCAGGAAGAGTTTGGCGCATTTTCATGCCCGCGCTGGAAAGCGGCCAATGTGAATGGGAGCAATCAAAACCTGAGTCTTATAAACGTGCGGTGGGGCACGCCCTTTCCGTTCTCCATAAGTTGGGAAAACTGGTGCCGGGTGGCGGGTCTGGAACAATGGATCGATAACGCCATTTATCGGGAGTATGACGATGAGCATTTTGCGCATCAGGCGGCCATTTCAGGGCAGGGCCTGGTGCTTGCCAGTACCGTGTTGGTCGCCGATAGCGTAGCCAAGGGGTTATTGGTAGATATCAAGCCAGATATCAAGATCGAAGGCTTGAAATACTCGGCCGTTGCAGTGCCGGGGCGGGAGCGAACATCGCCCTTGAAGGAGTTTTTAGAATGGCTTGAGGAACAGTCCGAAGAGTTCCGAGCCCTGTAA
- a CDS encoding isopenicillin N synthase family dioxygenase, with product MKEEAIPLIDAAALRPGRPIPLELVDAVDSACRGMGFFTVVNHAVDTGLISNVFAQLKSLFDLPSAEKQKIEIHKSPFMRGYFSEGADKSDGVLGDIKEGFDMATDLPVTDPYVRAKLPFYGPNAWPAALPDFRHVMTDYHKQTLAFGKDLLRVFALALDVPASYFDEKFTKPMAQLRLLRYPSIKYRPGMPIGAGEHTDFGWITMILQDDAGGLEVQSTSGAWIKAAPIDNAFVVNVGDLMQRWTNDRYKATLHRVINTSGRVRHSAAFFMDPDYTAKVECLHSCQSVRTPSKYPPILAGEYMDKRFLETTTFRETEAV from the coding sequence ATGAAAGAAGAAGCTATCCCGCTCATCGACGCTGCAGCATTACGACCAGGCAGACCGATTCCACTTGAGTTGGTCGATGCGGTAGACAGCGCCTGCCGAGGAATGGGCTTCTTCACCGTTGTCAATCACGCTGTCGACACCGGTTTGATTTCTAATGTTTTTGCGCAACTGAAATCGTTATTTGATCTTCCATCTGCAGAAAAGCAGAAAATAGAAATCCATAAGTCACCGTTCATGCGGGGATATTTCAGCGAAGGCGCCGATAAATCGGACGGGGTACTGGGCGATATCAAGGAAGGCTTTGACATGGCCACCGACCTCCCGGTAACCGATCCCTATGTAAGAGCAAAACTTCCGTTCTATGGCCCCAATGCCTGGCCCGCCGCCCTTCCAGACTTTCGACACGTAATGACCGACTATCACAAGCAGACCCTGGCATTCGGAAAGGACCTGCTGCGCGTTTTTGCATTGGCACTGGATGTGCCAGCGTCCTATTTTGATGAGAAGTTCACCAAGCCTATGGCGCAGCTCAGGCTACTGAGGTACCCGTCAATTAAATACCGGCCAGGCATGCCCATCGGGGCAGGTGAGCATACCGATTTTGGCTGGATCACCATGATACTTCAGGATGACGCGGGAGGACTTGAAGTGCAAAGTACATCAGGCGCCTGGATCAAAGCGGCACCGATAGATAATGCATTCGTCGTGAACGTCGGCGACCTGATGCAGCGCTGGACCAATGACCGCTATAAAGCCACCTTGCATAGGGTTATAAATACCAGCGGCAGAGTTCGTCATTCGGCCGCCTTTTTCATGGATCCTGACTACACTGCAAAAGTAGAATGCCTGCACAGCTGTCAATCCGTCCGAACCCCATCAAAATACCCGCCGATATTAGCCGGGGAATACATGGATAAAAGGTTCCTGGAGACCACTACATTCCGTGAAACCGAAGCCGTTTAG
- a CDS encoding fatty acid desaturase produces the protein MSSAYADLYLNALKNPALRKDLIAIAKKRNKTLSVLMPLLTALLIVAGIYCSSASLVWLLIGIPLITMGKIWAWYLGHEYAHNCAFKSKKTNALLGEFVSFINGLSFSSFEEYQHLHNRHHADKVDLVGFDIRQFKSDHPRAYQVMEYLERIYVPGFYYLIKLYGIGATLKSGTRQEKGRAVIATLLYVSGYALGIVYCLPALIAWQIASLIRIHVVRFVDCFQHSFEQIQLDEPSANKSDKHFEILNTFSIPVARKHTYLNLLILNFGYHNAHHSFPTCPWYLLPRLENRIEQGMQSQTDHANVLPARESNLNFFDLLSLYRKHHLARIASDSEGSPYDKRGNFSIEKFTGAYTDKLLG, from the coding sequence ATGTCGTCCGCCTATGCAGACCTGTATCTGAATGCTTTGAAAAACCCCGCACTCAGAAAAGACCTTATTGCCATTGCCAAGAAAAGAAACAAAACACTCTCGGTTTTAATGCCTTTACTCACTGCGCTACTGATCGTGGCAGGTATCTATTGCTCATCGGCATCCCTTGTATGGCTGCTAATAGGTATCCCACTGATCACGATGGGTAAGATCTGGGCTTGGTATTTAGGACACGAGTACGCTCATAACTGCGCTTTCAAGTCAAAGAAAACCAACGCCTTGCTGGGCGAGTTTGTCTCGTTCATCAACGGACTGAGCTTTTCATCCTTTGAGGAATACCAGCATCTCCACAACCGCCACCACGCCGACAAGGTCGACCTGGTAGGCTTCGACATCAGGCAGTTCAAAAGCGACCACCCTCGCGCCTACCAGGTCATGGAATACCTTGAGCGCATCTACGTTCCTGGCTTCTACTACCTCATCAAGTTGTATGGCATAGGCGCCACCCTAAAAAGCGGAACGCGACAGGAGAAAGGCCGTGCGGTAATCGCTACCCTCCTCTACGTCTCAGGCTACGCACTGGGCATTGTTTACTGCCTCCCGGCCCTCATTGCCTGGCAGATCGCCTCGCTCATCAGAATTCATGTAGTGCGTTTCGTCGACTGCTTTCAACACTCCTTCGAGCAAATACAACTGGATGAGCCGAGCGCCAACAAAAGCGACAAGCACTTTGAAATCCTCAACACCTTCTCCATCCCTGTAGCCCGCAAGCACACGTACCTGAATCTATTGATCTTGAATTTTGGCTATCACAACGCTCATCATTCGTTTCCCACCTGCCCCTGGTACCTATTGCCTAGGCTGGAAAATCGAATCGAGCAAGGAATGCAGTCACAAACCGATCATGCCAACGTATTGCCTGCACGGGAAAGCAATTTGAATTTTTTCGACTTGCTCAGCCTTTATCGAAAGCATCATCTGGCGCGCATCGCGAGTGATAGTGAAGGGAGTCCGTACGATAAAAGAGGTAATTTCAGCATTGAGAAATTTACCGGCGCCTATACGGATAAGCTTCTTGGCTAA
- a CDS encoding MerR family transcriptional regulator — protein sequence MLEPSHNDELPPIPGKRYFTIGEVSELCAVKPHVLRYWEQEFPQLNPVKRRGNRRYYQRQDVLMIRQIRGLLYDQGFTIGGARLRLTSGEPKDDTQEYKQMIRQMIAELEDVLVLLKS from the coding sequence ATGCTGGAACCAAGCCATAACGATGAGCTGCCGCCCATTCCGGGCAAGCGCTACTTCACCATTGGTGAAGTCAGCGAGCTTTGTGCGGTAAAACCGCACGTTCTGCGCTATTGGGAACAGGAGTTTCCTCAGCTCAACCCCGTCAAGCGGCGTGGCAATCGCCGGTATTATCAGCGCCAGGACGTGCTGATGATCCGGCAGATTCGTGGTCTGCTATACGATCAGGGCTTCACCATTGGGGGGGCGCGCCTGCGCCTCACCAGCGGCGAACCCAAGGACGATACCCAGGAATACAAGCAGATGATCCGGCAGATGATTGCCGAGCTGGAAGACGTGCTGGTCTTGCTCAAGTCCTGA
- the ihfA gene encoding integration host factor subunit alpha, translating to MGALTKAEMAERLYEELGLNKREAKELVELFFEEIRHALEDNEQVKLSGFGNFDLRDKRQRPGRNPKTGEEIPITARRVVTFRPGQKLKARVEAYAGTKP from the coding sequence ATGGGGGCTCTGACGAAAGCTGAGATGGCCGAACGTCTCTATGAAGAGCTAGGCCTGAACAAACGCGAAGCCAAGGAATTGGTGGAGCTGTTTTTCGAGGAAATCAGGCACGCTCTGGAAGACAACGAGCAAGTCAAACTGTCCGGTTTCGGCAATTTTGACTTGCGCGACAAGCGCCAGAGACCGGGCCGCAACCCGAAAACCGGGGAAGAAATCCCGATTACGGCTCGCCGTGTAGTCACCTTTCGTCCAGGGCAGAAACTGAAAGCCCGAGTTGAAGCTTATGCTGGAACCAAGCCATAA
- the pheT gene encoding phenylalanine--tRNA ligase subunit beta — protein sequence MKFSEQWLRGWVSPQVSRDELVARLSMAGLEVDSVALVAGVFSGVVVGEVLSTEQHPDADKLRVCQVSSGSETFQVVCGAPNVRPGLKIPFAMIGAQLPGDFKIKKAKLRGVESNGMLCSAAELELGEGNDGLLELAADAPVGEDLRVYLQLDDASIEVDLTPNRGDCLSVAGLAREVGALYNVPVTRVQVPAVVVSHDEVRPVEVLAPNACPRYLGRVIRNVDLSRPTPLWMVERLRRSDIRSIDAAVDITNYVMLELGQPLHAFDLAEINGGIRVRMAEEGEKLVLLDGQEVTLRTDTLVIADHQRALAIAGVMGGEHSGVTAKTQDIFLESAFFDTIAVAGKARSYGLHTDASHRYERGVDSQLAREAMERATGLLLEITGGEAGPIVEVASEQHLPAVAPITLRAARIEQMLGLAIESSEVERLLGGLGLTPSREAEGQWRVEVPSHRFDISLEIDLIEELARLYGYNRLPVRYPQARLAPQAKAEARGDLPELRRLLVARGFQEAITYSFIDPKWFELFSPGVKPLLLANPISNDMAAMRSSLWPGLVKALQHNLNRQQDRVRLFESGLRFVGQLDGLKQEPMLAGVVCGSRLPEGWAQGRDAVDFFDVKADVEAVLGFAGALEVFTFKAGRHPALHPGQTAVIERDGREVGYLGALHPELAKTLGLDRPVFVFELVLAEVAEGRLPKFSELSRFPEVRRDLALLADRDVPASDVLNVIRENAGEWLTDLRLFDVYQGKGIDPHRKSLAVGLTWQHPSRTLNDDEVNATTLAILTSLEERLNTTLRK from the coding sequence ATGAAATTCAGTGAACAATGGCTGCGTGGCTGGGTAAGCCCGCAGGTCTCCCGTGACGAGCTGGTGGCCCGTCTGTCGATGGCCGGTCTGGAAGTCGACAGCGTGGCGCTGGTCGCGGGTGTTTTCTCGGGTGTCGTGGTCGGTGAGGTGTTGAGCACCGAACAGCACCCCGATGCCGACAAGCTGCGCGTCTGCCAGGTGAGCAGCGGCAGCGAGACTTTTCAGGTGGTGTGTGGCGCGCCCAACGTGCGCCCCGGCCTGAAGATCCCTTTCGCCATGATCGGCGCTCAACTGCCGGGCGATTTCAAGATCAAGAAGGCCAAGCTGCGCGGCGTAGAGTCCAACGGCATGCTGTGCTCGGCGGCCGAGCTGGAGCTGGGCGAGGGTAACGACGGCCTGCTGGAACTGGCTGCCGACGCTCCGGTAGGTGAAGACCTGCGCGTCTACCTGCAGCTGGACGATGCCAGCATTGAAGTCGACCTGACCCCCAACCGCGGCGACTGCCTCTCGGTGGCCGGCCTGGCCCGTGAAGTCGGTGCGCTGTACAACGTACCGGTCACTCGTGTGCAGGTGCCCGCGGTTGTCGTCAGCCACGATGAGGTCCGTCCGGTCGAAGTGCTGGCTCCCAATGCCTGCCCCCGCTACCTGGGCCGAGTGATCCGCAACGTCGACCTGTCGCGTCCGACCCCGTTGTGGATGGTCGAGCGTCTGCGTCGTTCGGATATTCGCAGCATCGATGCGGCTGTAGACATCACCAACTACGTGATGCTCGAGCTGGGTCAGCCGCTGCATGCCTTCGATCTGGCCGAAATCAATGGCGGCATCCGTGTGCGCATGGCCGAGGAGGGCGAGAAGCTGGTCCTGCTCGATGGCCAGGAAGTCACCCTGCGGACCGATACCCTGGTCATCGCCGATCACCAGCGCGCCCTGGCCATTGCTGGCGTCATGGGCGGTGAGCACAGTGGCGTGACCGCCAAGACCCAGGACATCTTCCTGGAAAGCGCTTTCTTCGACACCATCGCTGTGGCTGGCAAGGCCCGATCCTACGGTCTGCACACCGATGCCTCGCACCGTTACGAGCGCGGTGTCGACTCGCAACTGGCTCGTGAAGCCATGGAGCGCGCCACCGGCCTGCTGCTGGAAATCACCGGCGGTGAGGCGGGGCCTATCGTTGAAGTGGCCAGCGAGCAGCACTTGCCTGCGGTCGCGCCCATCACATTGCGCGCTGCACGTATCGAGCAGATGCTGGGCCTGGCGATCGAGTCCTCCGAGGTCGAGCGCCTGCTCGGCGGCCTGGGGCTGACGCCAAGCCGTGAAGCTGAAGGCCAATGGCGCGTCGAAGTGCCAAGCCATCGCTTCGATATCAGCCTGGAAATCGACCTGATCGAAGAACTGGCTCGCCTGTATGGCTACAACCGCTTGCCGGTCCGCTACCCGCAAGCGCGCCTGGCGCCACAGGCCAAGGCCGAAGCGCGTGGGGACCTGCCTGAGCTGCGCCGCCTGCTGGTAGCACGTGGCTTCCAGGAAGCGATCACCTACAGCTTCATCGATCCAAAATGGTTCGAGCTGTTCAGTCCGGGCGTCAAGCCACTGCTGCTGGCCAACCCGATCTCCAACGATATGGCGGCCATGCGTTCGTCGCTGTGGCCAGGTCTGGTCAAGGCACTGCAGCACAACCTGAACCGTCAGCAGGATCGCGTGCGTCTGTTCGAGAGTGGCCTGCGTTTCGTTGGTCAGCTCGATGGCCTCAAGCAGGAGCCGATGCTCGCTGGCGTGGTGTGCGGCAGCCGCCTGCCGGAAGGCTGGGCACAAGGTCGCGACGCGGTGGACTTTTTCGACGTCAAGGCTGATGTGGAAGCGGTACTGGGCTTCGCCGGTGCATTGGAGGTCTTCACCTTCAAGGCAGGCAGGCATCCGGCCCTGCATCCTGGCCAGACCGCGGTGATCGAGCGTGATGGTCGCGAAGTGGGTTACCTCGGCGCCCTGCATCCCGAACTGGCCAAGACCCTCGGCCTCGACCGCCCGGTGTTCGTCTTCGAGCTGGTCCTGGCTGAAGTGGCCGAAGGCCGTCTGCCGAAGTTCAGCGAACTCTCGCGCTTCCCTGAAGTGCGCCGCGACCTGGCCCTGCTGGCCGATCGTGATGTTCCTGCCAGCGACGTGCTGAACGTGATTCGTGAAAATGCCGGCGAGTGGCTCACTGATCTTCGGCTGTTCGATGTCTACCAAGGTAAAGGCATTGATCCACATAGAAAAAGCCTTGCCGTCGGCTTGACCTGGCAGCATCCATCGCGCACTCTTAATGACGATGAGGTCAACGCAACGACGCTTGCAATCCTCACCTCGCTCGAGGAGAGGTTAAACACCACGTTAAGGAAGTGA
- the pheS gene encoding phenylalanine--tRNA ligase subunit alpha produces the protein MENLDALVSQALEAVQSAEDINALEQIRVHYLGKKGELTQVMKTLGNLPAEERPKVGALINDAKERVTEVLNARKASFEEAELSAKLAAECIDVTLPGRGQTTGGLHPITRTLERIEQFFTHIGYGIAEGPEVEDDYHNFEALNIPGHHPARSMHDTFYFDASMLLRTHTSPVQVRTMESQRPPIRIVCPGRVYRSDSDITHSPMFHQIEGLLVDRDINFADLKGTIEEFLRVFFEKELAVRFRPSYFPFTEPSAEVDMECVMCSGKGCRVCKQTGWLEVMGCGMVHPNVLRMSGIDPEEFQGFAFGMGVERLAMLRYGVNDLRLFFDNDLRFLAQFR, from the coding sequence ATGGAAAACCTGGACGCGCTGGTCTCCCAAGCTCTTGAAGCTGTGCAAAGCGCCGAAGACATCAATGCCCTGGAGCAAATCCGGGTTCACTACCTCGGCAAGAAAGGCGAGCTGACTCAGGTGATGAAGACCCTGGGCAACCTGCCTGCAGAAGAGCGCCCCAAGGTCGGCGCCCTGATCAACGATGCCAAGGAACGTGTCACAGAGGTTCTCAATGCCCGCAAGGCGTCGTTCGAGGAAGCGGAACTGTCTGCCAAGCTCGCTGCCGAATGCATTGACGTGACCCTGCCGGGCCGCGGCCAGACCACTGGTGGTCTGCATCCGATCACCCGCACTCTGGAACGTATCGAGCAGTTCTTTACCCACATTGGCTACGGCATCGCCGAAGGCCCGGAAGTCGAAGACGACTACCACAATTTCGAGGCGCTCAACATCCCTGGTCATCACCCGGCCCGGTCGATGCATGACACCTTCTATTTCGACGCCAGCATGCTGCTGCGCACCCACACCTCGCCGGTGCAGGTGCGGACCATGGAGTCGCAGCGTCCGCCCATCCGTATTGTCTGCCCGGGCCGTGTGTACCGCAGCGACTCGGATATTACCCACTCGCCGATGTTCCACCAGATCGAAGGCCTGCTGGTTGACCGCGACATCAATTTCGCCGACCTGAAAGGCACCATCGAGGAATTCCTGCGGGTGTTCTTCGAGAAAGAGCTGGCGGTGCGTTTCCGTCCGTCCTACTTCCCGTTCACCGAGCCGTCCGCTGAAGTCGACATGGAATGCGTGATGTGCAGCGGCAAGGGCTGCCGCGTGTGCAAGCAGACCGGCTGGCTGGAAGTGATGGGCTGCGGCATGGTGCACCCGAACGTGCTGCGCATGTCCGGTATCGACCCCGAAGAGTTCCAGGGCTTTGCCTTTGGCATGGGGGTCGAGCGCCTGGCCATGCTGCGTTACGGCGTCAACGATCTGCGCCTGTTCTTCGACAACGATCTGCGCTTCCTCGCGCAATTTCGCTAG
- the rplT gene encoding 50S ribosomal protein L20, which yields MARVKRGVIARKRHKKILKLAKGYYGARSRVFRVAKQAVIKAGQYAYRDRRQKKRQFRALWIARINAGARNNGLSYSRLIAGLKKASIEIDRKVLADLAVNEKAAFAAIVEKAKASLA from the coding sequence ATGGCTCGTGTAAAGCGTGGCGTCATTGCCCGTAAGCGTCACAAAAAGATTCTGAAACTTGCTAAAGGCTACTACGGTGCGCGTTCGCGCGTATTCCGCGTCGCCAAGCAAGCGGTTATCAAGGCAGGCCAATACGCCTACCGCGACCGCCGTCAGAAGAAGCGTCAGTTCCGCGCTCTGTGGATCGCCCGTATCAACGCTGGTGCTCGTAACAACGGTCTGTCCTACAGCCGTCTGATCGCCGGTCTGAAAAAGGCCTCCATCGAGATCGACCGCAAGGTGCTGGCTGATCTGGCAGTGAACGAAAAAGCGGCGTTTGCTGCGATTGTCGAGAAAGCTAAAGCCTCCTTGGCCTAA
- the rpmI gene encoding 50S ribosomal protein L35, which translates to MPKMKTKSGAAKRFLKTANGIKHKHAFKSHILTKMSTKRKRQLRGASLLHPSDVQKVERMLRLR; encoded by the coding sequence ATGCCAAAGATGAAAACCAAAAGCGGTGCAGCCAAGCGGTTTCTGAAAACCGCCAACGGCATCAAGCACAAACACGCTTTCAAGAGCCACATCCTGACCAAAATGTCGACCAAGCGTAAGCGTCAACTGCGCGGTGCCAGCCTGCTGCACCCGTCTGACGTCCAGAAAGTCGAGCGCATGCTGCGCCTGCGTTAA
- the infC gene encoding translation initiation factor IF-3 — protein sequence MIIKRDMRQDKRTAPKAPINENISAREVRLIGADGEQIGIVSIDEALRIADEAKLDLVEISADAVPPVCRIMDYGKSLFEKKKQIAAAKKNQKQIQVKEIKFRPGTEEGDYQVKLRNLVRFLSDGDRAKVSLRFRGREMAHQELGMELLKRVEADLAEYGAVEQHPKMEGRQLIMVIAPKKKK from the coding sequence ATTATTATTAAGCGTGATATGAGACAGGATAAACGAACTGCACCAAAGGCCCCGATCAATGAGAATATCTCGGCGCGCGAGGTTCGGTTAATTGGCGCTGATGGCGAGCAGATTGGCATCGTCTCTATTGATGAAGCGCTTCGTATCGCCGATGAGGCGAAACTGGACCTGGTAGAAATTTCTGCTGACGCTGTGCCACCGGTTTGCCGGATCATGGATTACGGCAAATCGCTCTTCGAAAAGAAGAAGCAGATTGCTGCGGCGAAGAAGAACCAGAAGCAGATCCAGGTTAAAGAAATCAAGTTTCGTCCAGGGACGGAGGAAGGGGATTACCAGGTAAAACTACGCAACCTGGTACGTTTCCTTAGTGACGGGGACAGGGCCAAGGTTTCCTTGCGATTCCGCGGCCGTGAGATGGCTCACCAGGAGCTGGGTATGGAACTGTTGAAGCGGGTCGAAGCCGACCTTGCCGAATACGGTGCCGTCGAACAGCATCCGAAGATGGAAGGACGCCAGCTTATCATGGTCATCGCCCCGAAAAAGAAGAAGTAA
- the thrS gene encoding threonine--tRNA ligase translates to MPIITLPDGSQRSFDNPVSVADVAASIGAGLAKATVAGKVDGKLVDACDLISHDASLQIITPKDQEGLEIIRHSCAHLVGHAVKQLYPTAKMVIGPVIDEGFYYDIAYERPFTPDDLAAIEQRMQQLIDKDYDVIKKVTPRAEVIEVFSARQEDYKLRLVEDMPDEQAMGLYYHEEYVDMCRGPHVPNTRFLKAFKLTKLSGAYWRGDAKNEQLQRVYGTAWADKKQLAAYIQRIEEAEKRDHRKIGKRLGLFHTQEEAPGMVFWHPQGWTLYQALEQYMRKVQRDHGYLEIKTPQVVDRSLWEKSGHWANYADNMFTTESESRDYAIKPMNCPCHVQVFNQGLKSYRELPMRLAEFGACHRNEPSGALHGIMRVRGFTQDDAHIFCTEEQMQSESADFIKLTLDVYADFGFKDIELKLSTRPEKRVGSDELWDRAEGALAAALDSAGLPYQLQPGEGAFYGPKIEFSLKDCLGRVWQCGTLQLDFNLPVRLGAEYVSEDNGRKHPVMLHRAILGSFERFIGILIEHYEGSFPAWLAPTQAVIMNITDKQADFAQQVEKTLLESGFRAKSDLRNEKIGFKIREHTLLKVPYLLVIGDREVETQTVAVRTREGADLGSMPVAQFAEFLAQAVSRRGRQDSE, encoded by the coding sequence ATGCCCATCATCACTCTTCCCGACGGCAGTCAACGCTCTTTCGATAATCCGGTGTCGGTTGCCGACGTCGCGGCTTCCATCGGCGCCGGTCTGGCCAAGGCCACCGTGGCCGGCAAGGTCGACGGCAAGCTGGTCGACGCCTGCGACCTGATCAGCCACGACGCCAGCCTGCAGATCATCACCCCCAAGGATCAGGAAGGCCTGGAGATCATCCGCCATTCCTGCGCGCACCTGGTCGGTCATGCGGTCAAGCAACTGTACCCGACTGCCAAGATGGTGATCGGTCCGGTCATCGACGAAGGTTTCTACTACGACATCGCCTACGAGCGTCCTTTCACCCCGGATGACCTGGCCGCGATCGAGCAGCGCATGCAGCAGCTGATCGACAAGGACTATGACGTCATCAAGAAGGTGACGCCGCGCGCCGAAGTCATCGAAGTGTTCTCGGCTCGCCAGGAAGACTACAAGCTGCGTCTGGTCGAAGACATGCCGGACGAGCAGGCCATGGGTCTGTACTACCACGAAGAATACGTCGACATGTGCCGTGGCCCGCACGTGCCGAACACTCGTTTCCTCAAGGCATTCAAGCTGACCAAGCTGTCCGGCGCCTACTGGCGCGGCGATGCCAAGAACGAGCAGCTGCAGCGTGTCTACGGCACCGCCTGGGCTGACAAGAAGCAACTGGCCGCCTACATCCAGCGTATCGAGGAAGCCGAGAAGCGCGACCATCGCAAGATCGGCAAGCGCCTGGGCCTGTTCCACACCCAGGAAGAAGCTCCGGGCATGGTGTTCTGGCATCCGCAGGGCTGGACCCTGTATCAGGCCCTCGAGCAGTACATGCGCAAGGTGCAGCGTGACCACGGCTACCTGGAGATCAAGACTCCGCAGGTCGTCGATCGCTCGCTCTGGGAGAAATCCGGGCACTGGGCCAACTACGCCGACAACATGTTCACCACCGAGTCGGAAAGCCGCGACTACGCCATCAAGCCGATGAACTGCCCATGCCACGTGCAGGTGTTCAATCAGGGCCTGAAGAGCTACCGCGAGCTGCCGATGCGCCTGGCCGAGTTCGGTGCCTGCCACCGTAACGAGCCGTCCGGCGCCCTGCACGGCATCATGCGTGTGCGTGGTTTCACTCAGGACGATGCGCACATCTTCTGCACCGAAGAGCAGATGCAGTCCGAGTCGGCCGACTTCATCAAGCTGACCCTCGACGTATATGCCGACTTCGGCTTCAAGGACATCGAACTCAAGCTGTCCACTCGTCCGGAAAAACGCGTGGGTTCCGACGAACTGTGGGATCGCGCCGAAGGTGCGCTGGCCGCAGCGCTGGACAGCGCCGGCCTGCCGTACCAGCTGCAGCCGGGCGAGGGCGCTTTCTACGGTCCGAAGATCGAGTTCTCGCTGAAGGACTGCCTGGGCCGTGTCTGGCAGTGCGGGACCCTGCAGCTGGACTTCAACCTGCCCGTGCGTCTGGGCGCCGAGTACGTCTCCGAAGACAACGGCCGCAAGCATCCGGTGATGCTGCACCGCGCGATCCTCGGCTCGTTCGAGCGCTTCATCGGCATCCTGATCGAGCACTACGAAGGGTCGTTCCCGGCCTGGCTGGCGCCGACCCAGGCGGTGATCATGAACATCACCGACAAGCAGGCCGATTTTGCCCAGCAGGTGGAAAAAACCCTGCTCGAAAGCGGATTCCGTGCCAAGTCCGACTTGAGAAATGAGAAAATCGGCTTTAAAATCCGCGAGCATACTTTGCTCAAGGTTCCCTATCTCCTCGTCATCGGAGATCGGGAAGTCGAAACGCAAACTGTCGCTGTGCGCACCCGCGAAGGCGCCGACCTAGGTTCGATGCCGGTCGCCCAATTCGCTGAATTCCTTGCGCAAGCGGTTTCCCGGCGTGGTCGCCAAGATTCGGAGTAA